From the Lampris incognitus isolate fLamInc1 chromosome 6, fLamInc1.hap2, whole genome shotgun sequence genome, one window contains:
- the LOC130113679 gene encoding twinfilin-1-like gives MSHQTGIQAGNDVKDIFADARSGDQYRVLKIVIEDEQLTLGGTRKASKQWDQEYDSLVLPLLEDDVPCYILYRLDSSNNQGYEWLFLAWSPDRSVVRHKMLYAATRATLKKEFGGGHIKDEMFGTAKDDVNLGGYKKYLTSKAAPLPLTAAEEELRQIKLNEVQTDISVDTKQQTLQGVAFPMHGDAVEALERFRDRKVNYVQLEIEFEKELIRLCNTDPTEVKDLPKRIPKDSARYHFFLYKHSHEGDYLESTVFIYSMPGYKCSIRERMLYSSCKNPLVDMVENNLQIEIEKKLEIEDGDELTGDFLYEEVHPKQHAHKQAFAKPKGPAGKRGGRRITRPPAEGEEDD, from the exons CGGGAAATGACGTGAAGGACATCTTTGCCGATGCCAGGAGCGGAGACCAATATCGAGTCTTAAAGATAGTGATTGAAGATG AGCAGCTGACACTCGGTGGGACCAGAAAAGCATCAAAACAGTGGGATCAAGAGTATGATTCGCTAGTGCTTCCCCTCCTGGAGGATGACGTGCCCTGCTATATTCTGTACCGGCTGGACTCCTCCAACAACCAGGGCTATGAGTGGCTCTTCCTGGCCTGGTCACCTGACCGCTCTGTT GTGCGACACAAAATGTTGTACGCTGCCACCAGAGCCACGCTGAAGAAAGAGTTTGGCGGCGGGCACATCAAAGACGAGATGTTCGGCACCGCTAAG GACGATGTGAATCTCGGCGGCTATAAGAAATACCTGACCTCCAAGGCCGCCCCCCTACCCCTCACCGCTGCAGAGGAGGAGCTGAGGCAGATTAAACTCAATGAG GTGCAGACGGACATTAGCGTGGACACCAAGCAGCAGACGCTGCAGGGAGTGGCCTTCCCCATGCACGGCGACGCGGTCGAGGCCCTCGAGCGCTTCAGGGACAGGAAAGTGAACTACGTCCAACTT GAAATAGAATTTGAGAAGGAGCTGATCCGGTTGTGTAACACTGACCCAACAGAGGTCAAAGACCTGCCGAAGAGGATCCCGAAAGACTCGGCGCGTTACCACTTCTTCCTCTACAAACACTCCCACGAGGGCGACTACCTAGAGTCCACAG TCTTCATTTATTCCATGCCGGGTTACAAGTGTAGTATCCGAGAGAGGATGCTCTACTCCAGCTGCAAGAACCCACTGGTCGACATGGTGGAAAATAACCTCCAGATTGAGATCGAGAAAAAG cTGGAGATCGAAGACGGCGACGAACTGACCGGCGACTTCCTGTACGAAGAGGTGCACCCCAAGCAGCACGCGCACAAACAGGCCTTCGCTAAGCCCAAAGGCCCCGCGGGAAAGAGGGGTGGCCGCCGAATCACCAGACCACCTGCAGAGGGCGAAGAAGACGATTAG
- the irak4 gene encoding interleukin-1 receptor-associated kinase 4 isoform X2, translated as MEITGNFDDRPVSCGGSRLGEGGFGTVYKGFVNNNPVAVKRLNDMEDIALEDLRVQFNQEIQTLKVLKHENLVDMVGFTSDGQQLCLVYSFMANGSLLDRLDCMDSSPPLSWLQRCLIAAGTARGLEYLHSNHHVHRDVKSANILLDENLVAKISDFGLTRASAKRTSTTFRTEHIIGTRAYMAPEALRGEITPKSDIFSFGVVLLEILSGLRPVDEKRDPQFLIELRYDIDDEDEDLTLEAFMDEKMKDWELSQAEGVYAMACCCLMERKSRRPAIKQVLAELEEVVRSLSVHRVQESDA; from the exons ATGGAAATCACAGGCAACTTCGATGACCGCCCGGTGTCGTGCGGCGGAAGCAGACTGGGGGAGGGAGGCTTCGGGACCGTCTACAAAGGCTTCGTCAATAACAACCCGGTCGCTGTGAAGAGGCTCAATGAC ATGGAGGACATCGCGCTGGAGGACTTACGAGTTCAATTCAACCAGGAGATCCAAACTCTTAAAGT ATTGAAACATGAAAACTTGGTGGACATGGTTGGCTTCACCAGCGATGGACAGCAGCTGTGTTTGGTGTACAGCTTCATGGCCAACGGTTCTCTGCTGGACCGCCTAGACTGCATG GATAGTAGTCCTCCACTGTCGTGGCTGCAGAGATGCTTGATAGCGGCGGGGACAGCACGGGGACTGGAGTACCTGCACAGCAACCATCATGTTCACAGGGATGTTAAAAG CGCCAATATTCTGCTAGATGAAAACTTAGTGGCGAAGATCTCTGACTTCGGGCTGACCAGAGCGTCGGCCAAGAGGACGTCCACGACCTTCAGGACGGAGCACATCATTGGGACTCGCGCTTACATGGCACCCGAGGCTTTGAGGGGTGAGATCACGCCGAAGTCTGACATCTTCAGCTTTGGAGTG GTGTTGTTGGAAATACTGTCTGGACTCCGGCCAGTCGATGAAAAGCGTGACCCACAGTTCCTG ATAGAGCTGAGGTACGATATAGACGATGAAGATGAGGACCTGACACTGGAGGCCTTTATGGACGAGAAGATGAAGGACTGGGAGCTGTCCCAGGCAGAAGGCGTCTACGCCATGGCCTGCTGCTGTCTGATGGAGAGGAAGAGCAGACGGCCTGCCATCAAGCAG GTCCTGGCAGAGCTGGAGGAGGTTGTCAGAAGCCTCTCGGTGCATCGGGTGCAGGAAAGTGACGCGTAA
- the irak4 gene encoding interleukin-1 receptor-associated kinase 4 isoform X1, which translates to MNGTTTSSTYIRALNYGTLRKLSDFLDPQHRWKDVLVSVRRSNGEPRYSQHHVRRFEALVVQGKSPTIELLQDWGTANSTVGELVDILKSHKLFAPARVLLPEEKFSPPEREPIRSAPQAEGGLETAVLQGTERRSFPDAPTLPLEDPRGRSEPEPTGCLSFTYQELMEITGNFDDRPVSCGGSRLGEGGFGTVYKGFVNNNPVAVKRLNDMEDIALEDLRVQFNQEIQTLKVLKHENLVDMVGFTSDGQQLCLVYSFMANGSLLDRLDCMDSSPPLSWLQRCLIAAGTARGLEYLHSNHHVHRDVKSANILLDENLVAKISDFGLTRASAKRTSTTFRTEHIIGTRAYMAPEALRGEITPKSDIFSFGVVLLEILSGLRPVDEKRDPQFLIELRYDIDDEDEDLTLEAFMDEKMKDWELSQAEGVYAMACCCLMERKSRRPAIKQVLAELEEVVRSLSVHRVQESDA; encoded by the exons ATGAACGGCACGACGACCTCGTCCACTTACATCCGCGCTCTGAACTACGGCACCCTGCGGAAGTTGTCCGACTTTCTGGACCCCCAGCACCGCTGGAAAGACGTGCTGGTCTCCGTGCGGAGGAGCAACGGGGAGCCGAGGTACTCCCAGCACCATGTGAG GAGATTCGAGGCCCTTGTCGTTCAAGGGAAGAGCCCCACCATTGAACTCCTGCAGGACTGGGGGACTGCCAACTCCACTGTGGGGGAACTGGTGGACATCTTAAAGAGCCACAAGTTATTTGCACCCGCCAGGGTACTTTTACCTG AAGAAAAGTTCAGTCCACCAGAGAGAGAGCCCATCCGCTCGGCGCCGCAGGCAGAAGGCGGCCTCGAGACGGCGGTCCTGCAGGGGACGGAGAGACGGTCTTTTCCTGACGCTCCCACTTTACCACTAGAAGATCCACGAGGGAGAAGTGAACCAGAGCCCACAG GATGTCTAAGTTTCACCTACCAAGAACTGATGGAAATCACAGGCAACTTCGATGACCGCCCGGTGTCGTGCGGCGGAAGCAGACTGGGGGAGGGAGGCTTCGGGACCGTCTACAAAGGCTTCGTCAATAACAACCCGGTCGCTGTGAAGAGGCTCAATGAC ATGGAGGACATCGCGCTGGAGGACTTACGAGTTCAATTCAACCAGGAGATCCAAACTCTTAAAGT ATTGAAACATGAAAACTTGGTGGACATGGTTGGCTTCACCAGCGATGGACAGCAGCTGTGTTTGGTGTACAGCTTCATGGCCAACGGTTCTCTGCTGGACCGCCTAGACTGCATG GATAGTAGTCCTCCACTGTCGTGGCTGCAGAGATGCTTGATAGCGGCGGGGACAGCACGGGGACTGGAGTACCTGCACAGCAACCATCATGTTCACAGGGATGTTAAAAG CGCCAATATTCTGCTAGATGAAAACTTAGTGGCGAAGATCTCTGACTTCGGGCTGACCAGAGCGTCGGCCAAGAGGACGTCCACGACCTTCAGGACGGAGCACATCATTGGGACTCGCGCTTACATGGCACCCGAGGCTTTGAGGGGTGAGATCACGCCGAAGTCTGACATCTTCAGCTTTGGAGTG GTGTTGTTGGAAATACTGTCTGGACTCCGGCCAGTCGATGAAAAGCGTGACCCACAGTTCCTG ATAGAGCTGAGGTACGATATAGACGATGAAGATGAGGACCTGACACTGGAGGCCTTTATGGACGAGAAGATGAAGGACTGGGAGCTGTCCCAGGCAGAAGGCGTCTACGCCATGGCCTGCTGCTGTCTGATGGAGAGGAAGAGCAGACGGCCTGCCATCAAGCAG GTCCTGGCAGAGCTGGAGGAGGTTGTCAGAAGCCTCTCGGTGCATCGGGTGCAGGAAAGTGACGCGTAA